The uncultured Hyphomonas sp. genome includes a window with the following:
- a CDS encoding MlaE family lipid ABC transporter permease subunit, producing MPVMTAPGFALEESGEKATLRLTGDWTVMTIHLLDDDLAGLQHDHTVLVDVSGLTRIDTAGAFLIDRTLRAAPEGSGLTGTNDVARNLIEQVHAVSDPAPPAKAVDHGFVALLERTGRGVVGVMSEIYKTLAFLGETIVTTLRLVMQPWRLRWTSIVAVMEEAGLDAMPIIAFLSFFVGMVVAYIGATTLTEFDLEIYTVELIGYSMLREFGVVLTGIVLAGRTNSSFTAQIGTMKMRQEIDAMQTLGLKPMEILVTPRIIALLLMTPALTFVATLAGIAGGVVVGWSSLDINPAVFLDRLRNSVPLEHFWVGLSKAPVFGFVVTLIACRQGLNVGGSVQSLGNATTTSVVQGLFAVIVLDAIFAILYMKLGI from the coding sequence ATGCCAGTTATGACAGCCCCCGGTTTCGCGCTCGAAGAGAGCGGCGAAAAAGCCACCCTCCGCCTGACGGGGGACTGGACCGTCATGACCATTCACCTGCTGGATGATGACCTGGCCGGACTACAGCATGATCATACCGTGCTTGTGGATGTCTCGGGCCTGACCCGGATCGACACTGCTGGCGCCTTTCTGATCGACCGCACGCTGCGCGCCGCGCCGGAGGGCTCAGGCCTGACCGGCACGAATGACGTGGCCCGGAACCTGATCGAGCAGGTCCATGCCGTATCCGATCCGGCCCCGCCGGCGAAAGCGGTGGATCATGGCTTCGTTGCCCTGCTGGAGCGCACGGGCCGCGGCGTTGTCGGCGTCATGTCGGAAATCTACAAGACGCTGGCCTTTCTCGGCGAAACGATTGTCACCACGCTGCGTCTGGTGATGCAGCCCTGGCGTTTGCGCTGGACGTCAATCGTCGCGGTGATGGAAGAGGCAGGCCTCGACGCGATGCCGATCATCGCCTTCCTGTCTTTCTTTGTCGGCATGGTGGTCGCCTATATCGGCGCGACGACGCTCACTGAATTCGACCTCGAAATCTACACGGTCGAACTGATCGGCTATTCCATGCTGCGTGAGTTCGGCGTGGTGCTGACAGGCATCGTGCTGGCAGGGCGGACGAACTCGTCTTTCACGGCGCAGATCGGCACGATGAAGATGCGCCAGGAAATCGACGCCATGCAGACGCTTGGCCTGAAGCCGATGGAAATCCTCGTGACACCGCGTATCATCGCGCTGCTTCTGATGACACCGGCGCTGACCTTCGTGGCGACGCTGGCCGGTATTGCCGGCGGCGTCGTGGTCGGCTGGTCGTCGCTGGACATCAATCCCGCCGTCTTCCTGGACCGCCTGCGCAATTCCGTCCCGCTGGAACATTTCTGGGTCGGCCTCTCCAAGGCGCCGGTCTTCGGTTTTGTCGTGACACTGATTGCCTGCCGGCAGGGATTGAATGTCGGCGGCAGTGTCCAGTCGCTGGGCAATGCGACGACGACGTCTGTCGTGCAGGGCCTGTTCGCCGTCATCGTGCTCGATGCGATCTTTGCCATTCTCTATATGAAGCTTGGCATATGA
- the dgcA gene encoding N-acetyl-D-Glu racemase DgcA, translating into MKFYRSGSDMGNRNLEISAISSPLKTAFTISRGAKTSAETIRVTLSENGATGRGECVPYARYGETIDSVTAAINAARSAIESGLSRDDLQSLMPAGAARCAVDCAMWDLEAKLTGTPVWQLAGLPEPGPVETAVTVSLDTPDAMAAAARETQGRLLKLKLGGPDDLARIEAVHTARPDARLIVDANEGLSADQLPAISTAAANLGVVLIEQPFPAGADDALLQRPGPVAICADESAHTRAELQDLARRYDAVNIKIDKTGGLTEALAMAREARAAGLGIMVGCMVAGSISMAPAVLLAGLADIADVDGPLWLSEDVAHGLAYADGVVAPPVPDLWG; encoded by the coding sequence ATGAAATTTTATCGTTCAGGATCGGACATGGGCAATCGAAACCTTGAAATTTCAGCGATTTCCTCACCTCTGAAGACCGCGTTTACCATTTCGCGCGGTGCAAAGACCAGCGCGGAGACCATTCGCGTCACGCTTTCCGAAAACGGCGCCACCGGCCGCGGCGAGTGCGTGCCCTATGCCCGCTATGGCGAAACCATCGACAGCGTCACCGCCGCCATCAACGCTGCCCGCAGCGCCATCGAGTCCGGCCTCAGCCGCGATGACCTGCAATCCCTGATGCCCGCAGGGGCCGCCCGGTGCGCGGTGGATTGCGCGATGTGGGATCTGGAAGCGAAGCTTACCGGCACGCCGGTCTGGCAGCTGGCGGGCCTGCCGGAACCCGGACCCGTCGAAACCGCCGTCACCGTCAGCCTCGACACGCCGGACGCGATGGCCGCTGCCGCGCGGGAAACGCAAGGCCGCCTCCTCAAACTGAAGCTCGGCGGCCCGGACGACCTTGCGCGGATCGAAGCTGTGCACACGGCCCGGCCGGACGCGCGCCTGATCGTGGATGCGAATGAAGGCCTCAGCGCCGACCAGCTGCCCGCAATTTCCACGGCTGCTGCGAACCTCGGCGTCGTGCTGATCGAACAGCCCTTCCCTGCCGGGGCCGACGACGCCTTGCTTCAGCGCCCCGGCCCGGTTGCAATCTGTGCGGACGAAAGCGCCCATACCCGGGCGGAACTGCAGGACCTTGCCCGCCGCTATGACGCGGTGAACATCAAGATCGACAAGACGGGCGGCCTGACCGAAGCGCTCGCCATGGCCCGCGAGGCCCGCGCGGCCGGGCTCGGCATCATGGTGGGCTGCATGGTGGCCGGATCGATCTCAATGGCGCCGGCCGTCCTGCTCGCGGGGCTGGCGGACATCGCGGATGTCGATGGGCCGCTCTGGCTGTCAGAAGACGTGGCGCATGGCCTTGCCTATGCTGACGGCGTGGTGGCCCCGCCTGTTCCAGACCTCTGGGGCTGA
- a CDS encoding DHA2 family efflux MFS transporter permease subunit — MVNAIRQKASSELALNIGFFAMVIGMFMAILDIQIVASSISEIQAGVSASQEEIAWIQTGYLVAEVVGIPLSGFLNRAFGIRKLFIMSAVGFVSSSILCALSWDLDSLIFFRVIQGFTGAAMVPTTMAASFTLFPAGRSMTQQVMIGMVATLAPSIGPTLGGWLTQHMSWHWLFLVNIVPGIAAITLVFLFIPKQKGESALLRRLDVTALVSMALFLGLFEWIIDEGPGDSWFQSSAIVKASIVCAIAAVIFFRRALTSPVPLVDLRVFKDRNFASGALIASVMGFGLYGSVFLLPLYLGQVRGYSSLQIGEIMSVAGFAMFIGGPISGAMTKRYDPRFVVAVGLVLAAIGTWLNGHLTAESGFRELFWPQALRGAGLILTMVPTTNLALGTLPPERVANASGLFTVCRNLGGAIGIAVLTTMMISFNQMHQQQIANGLSLSRPEVQSFLSSMTARMQAAGVPDPEGSALAQLVYRTKLEAAVMTYNNLFLTMSMSFALVLLVVIMLDKPKAVAPAAAH, encoded by the coding sequence ATGGTCAACGCAATCCGCCAGAAAGCTTCTTCAGAGCTCGCCCTCAACATCGGCTTCTTTGCCATGGTGATCGGCATGTTCATGGCGATTCTGGATATCCAGATCGTTGCCAGCTCCATCTCGGAAATCCAGGCGGGCGTGTCGGCCAGCCAGGAAGAGATCGCCTGGATCCAGACCGGCTACCTCGTGGCCGAAGTCGTCGGCATTCCCTTGTCTGGTTTTCTCAACCGCGCCTTTGGTATCCGCAAACTGTTCATCATGTCCGCGGTCGGATTTGTCAGCTCAAGCATACTCTGCGCCCTGTCGTGGGACCTCGACTCGCTGATCTTCTTCCGCGTGATCCAGGGCTTCACCGGCGCAGCCATGGTGCCGACCACGATGGCGGCGAGCTTCACGCTGTTCCCGGCAGGCCGGTCGATGACGCAACAGGTGATGATCGGCATGGTGGCCACGCTTGCCCCGTCCATCGGTCCGACGCTCGGCGGCTGGCTTACGCAGCATATGTCCTGGCACTGGCTGTTCCTTGTGAACATCGTGCCCGGCATCGCCGCGATCACGCTCGTCTTCCTGTTCATCCCGAAACAGAAAGGCGAAAGCGCGCTGCTGCGCAGGCTCGATGTCACGGCCCTCGTTTCCATGGCCCTGTTCCTCGGCCTGTTCGAATGGATCATCGACGAAGGGCCGGGCGACAGCTGGTTCCAGAGCTCGGCCATCGTGAAGGCTTCCATCGTCTGCGCGATTGCGGCGGTGATCTTCTTCCGCCGCGCGCTGACCTCGCCCGTGCCGCTGGTGGACCTGCGTGTGTTCAAGGACCGGAACTTTGCGTCCGGCGCACTGATCGCTTCGGTGATGGGCTTCGGCCTCTATGGATCGGTCTTCCTGTTGCCGCTCTATCTGGGGCAGGTGCGGGGCTATTCCTCCCTCCAGATCGGCGAAATCATGAGCGTCGCAGGCTTTGCCATGTTCATCGGGGGGCCGATTTCCGGCGCTATGACCAAACGGTACGACCCGCGCTTTGTCGTGGCCGTCGGCCTTGTGCTGGCCGCGATAGGCACCTGGCTGAATGGTCACCTGACGGCGGAATCCGGTTTCCGGGAATTGTTCTGGCCGCAGGCCCTGCGCGGGGCGGGCCTGATCCTGACCATGGTGCCGACGACCAATCTTGCCCTTGGCACGCTGCCGCCAGAGCGGGTGGCCAATGCCTCGGGCCTGTTCACCGTCTGCCGGAATCTCGGCGGCGCGATCGGCATTGCCGTCCTCACGACGATGATGATCAGCTTCAACCAGATGCACCAGCAGCAGATCGCCAATGGCTTGTCTCTGTCGCGGCCTGAAGTACAGTCCTTCCTGTCGAGCATGACGGCGCGGATGCAGGCGGCCGGTGTGCCGGACCCTGAAGGGTCGGCGCTCGCACAGCTGGTCTACCGGACAAAGCTGGAGGCGGCGGTGATGACCTACAACAATCTGTTCCTGACCATGTCGATGTCTTTCGCCCTGGTCCTGCTGGTCGTGATCATGCTGGACAAGCCGAAAGCGGTTGCACCGGCGGCTGCGCACTGA
- a CDS encoding HlyD family secretion protein, translating to MALQSLQRDSSQPAAVPAPATAPNLAEAPARKPANDAPPVQDPAPEGQGQDQGLIGRFKADPRKYILSGAGLLLALFVGYQGIHWLVVGRYEITTDNAYIRADIATIAPKVQGYVEQVHVTDNQAVKKGDLLVTLEVADYATRVSEAAAALQQSIAAQAQARAGVAAAEANVETATAQIAAQRDRLAQAKASTAAAQADATLAANDLERYTELAGKGHYPKASLDAAATKAQSARASLDQSKAGITTAQSELNVAEANYHRAQEDLASAKAAVAGADAQVEAARARVEAAKLDATRTELRAPFDGVVANRVVAEGQLLSPGQQTMSIVPVSQAYIVANFKETQVERMRTGQEVDIHVDAYPDLKVTGTLDSIAPATGGQFSLIPMDTATGNFTKIVQRVPVRVKLSDEALATGLMRPGLSVEATVIAKGVDG from the coding sequence ATGGCCCTACAGTCCCTCCAGCGCGACTCCTCCCAGCCCGCTGCCGTTCCTGCCCCGGCGACCGCCCCCAACCTGGCCGAAGCCCCGGCCCGCAAGCCTGCCAATGATGCGCCCCCGGTGCAGGACCCGGCCCCGGAAGGGCAGGGCCAGGATCAGGGACTGATTGGGCGCTTCAAGGCCGATCCGAGAAAATACATCCTGTCGGGCGCAGGCCTGCTGCTGGCGCTTTTTGTCGGGTATCAGGGCATCCACTGGCTGGTTGTCGGCCGCTACGAGATCACCACCGACAATGCCTATATCCGCGCGGACATCGCCACGATTGCGCCGAAGGTGCAGGGCTATGTCGAACAGGTGCACGTCACCGACAACCAGGCCGTAAAAAAGGGTGACCTACTGGTGACACTGGAAGTGGCCGACTATGCCACCCGCGTGTCGGAGGCCGCCGCAGCCCTGCAGCAATCCATCGCCGCGCAGGCTCAGGCCCGTGCTGGCGTCGCTGCCGCTGAAGCCAATGTCGAGACCGCCACCGCTCAGATCGCGGCGCAGCGGGACCGTCTGGCTCAGGCAAAGGCCAGCACCGCTGCTGCCCAGGCTGACGCAACCCTCGCCGCGAATGACCTTGAGCGGTATACGGAGCTTGCCGGAAAAGGGCATTACCCGAAAGCCAGCCTTGATGCGGCCGCCACCAAGGCGCAGTCCGCCCGGGCCTCGCTCGACCAGTCGAAAGCCGGGATCACCACGGCGCAGAGCGAGCTGAATGTCGCCGAGGCAAATTATCACCGCGCGCAGGAAGACCTCGCCTCGGCCAAGGCCGCAGTTGCCGGCGCCGATGCGCAGGTCGAAGCCGCCCGGGCACGGGTCGAGGCTGCCAAGCTCGATGCAACGCGTACGGAACTTCGTGCCCCGTTCGACGGGGTCGTCGCCAACCGCGTCGTCGCCGAAGGCCAGCTGCTGAGCCCCGGCCAGCAGACCATGTCGATCGTACCGGTATCGCAGGCCTATATCGTCGCCAATTTCAAGGAAACCCAGGTCGAGCGCATGCGGACCGGGCAGGAAGTGGACATTCATGTCGACGCCTATCCTGACCTGAAAGTGACAGGCACGCTGGATTCCATCGCCCCGGCCACCGGCGGCCAGTTCAGCCTGATCCCGATGGATACCGCGACCGGCAATTTCACCAAGATCGTGCAACGTGTGCCGGTGCGGGTGAAGCTTTCCGATGAAGCCCTGGCCACCGGCCTGATGCGTCCGGGGCTCTCGGTCGAGGCAACCGTGATCGCGAAAGGGGTGGACGGCTAA
- a CDS encoding TetR/AcrR family transcriptional regulator, translating to MHRTNKPSSATTTASRAQDGRSRADIRRAAFLDAAQKVFLEQGFEAANMSEIVRRAGGSLATLYSQFGDKEGIFLAMLETRMKAITATLEVELQAHTPVEDGLRRIGEQFAGKLVEPDSLELYRLIVGMAKKYPDIAETFMKLGPNKVRAGLAAYLQDRADAGEIPQSDQFETLGSLFLDMVRSPLQSRALLNSNVRPSDADVRTSVDRAVDMFLYGLSGKR from the coding sequence ATGCACCGTACAAACAAGCCTTCCTCCGCCACCACGACCGCCTCCCGGGCACAGGATGGCAGATCCCGCGCAGACATCCGGCGCGCCGCTTTTCTCGACGCGGCCCAGAAAGTCTTTCTGGAACAAGGCTTTGAAGCGGCCAATATGTCAGAAATCGTCCGGCGGGCGGGTGGCTCCCTGGCCACGCTCTATTCCCAGTTCGGGGACAAGGAAGGCATCTTCCTCGCCATGCTTGAGACGCGGATGAAGGCCATCACCGCGACGCTCGAAGTCGAACTGCAGGCGCACACACCGGTCGAGGACGGATTGCGCCGCATCGGCGAGCAGTTTGCCGGCAAGCTGGTCGAGCCCGACTCGCTGGAACTTTACCGGCTGATCGTCGGCATGGCGAAGAAATACCCCGATATCGCAGAGACCTTCATGAAGCTCGGGCCGAACAAGGTGCGCGCCGGACTCGCGGCCTATTTGCAGGACCGGGCCGATGCTGGCGAGATCCCGCAATCCGACCAGTTTGAAACGCTTGGCTCGCTCTTCCTCGACATGGTCCGCTCCCCTCTGCAGAGCCGGGCCCTGCTGAACTCGAATGTGCGCCCCTCTGACGCCGATGTCCGCACCAGCGTCGACCGGGCCGTCGACATGTTCCTCTACGGGCTTTCCGGTAAACGCTGA
- a CDS encoding serine hydrolase domain-containing protein: MPDGEVHGVTDDKFAAVREQFEKNLSDGTDIGASFCVTKDGETVIDLWGGWADEERTRPWEKDTIVNVYSTTKTMTALTALWLADQGKLDFDAPVAEYWQEFAANGKDAVKVSHLMSHSAGLSGWTDPMEKEDLYDWDKATRLLAAQAPLWDPGTAPGYHAVTQGYLVGEVIRRIDGRSVGNVFREEFAEPLGADFHIGLPASEDHRVAKLKPPATGLAERSQTEIQKTTFNNPVVDVTETYTRAWRGAEIPAAGGTGNARSVARVQAILANGGVIDGKRFLSEAGCRRALELQIEGTDMVLDLPVRFGLGYGLAGQSMPMLNEHSCFWGGYGGSLVLIDMASRTTISYVMNRMESTLTGDMRGGILAALALQGLMS, translated from the coding sequence ATGCCTGACGGGGAAGTGCACGGCGTGACGGATGACAAGTTCGCCGCCGTAAGAGAACAGTTTGAGAAAAACCTCAGCGACGGAACGGATATCGGGGCATCCTTCTGCGTCACAAAGGATGGCGAGACGGTCATCGATCTCTGGGGCGGCTGGGCCGATGAGGAACGCACCCGTCCGTGGGAAAAGGACACGATCGTCAACGTCTATTCGACGACGAAGACGATGACGGCGCTGACCGCCCTCTGGCTGGCCGATCAGGGCAAGCTGGATTTCGATGCGCCTGTGGCGGAGTACTGGCAGGAATTTGCCGCGAACGGCAAGGACGCCGTGAAAGTCAGCCATCTGATGAGCCACTCGGCCGGTCTCTCCGGCTGGACGGATCCGATGGAGAAGGAAGACCTGTACGACTGGGACAAGGCGACCCGCCTGCTCGCCGCGCAGGCGCCGCTCTGGGACCCCGGCACGGCACCCGGCTATCACGCGGTCACGCAGGGCTATCTCGTCGGCGAAGTCATCCGCCGGATCGACGGGCGCAGCGTCGGCAATGTCTTCCGGGAAGAGTTCGCCGAACCGCTGGGCGCAGATTTCCATATCGGCCTTCCGGCCTCGGAGGATCACCGGGTCGCAAAGTTGAAGCCACCGGCGACCGGGCTGGCGGAGCGCTCGCAGACCGAGATCCAGAAAACAACCTTCAACAATCCGGTCGTCGATGTCACGGAAACCTATACGCGTGCCTGGCGCGGGGCGGAGATTCCGGCCGCCGGCGGTACGGGCAATGCCCGTTCGGTCGCCCGGGTGCAGGCGATCCTCGCCAATGGCGGTGTGATAGACGGCAAACGCTTCCTGTCGGAAGCCGGCTGCCGCCGCGCGCTGGAGCTGCAGATTGAGGGCACGGACATGGTCCTCGACCTCCCCGTCCGCTTCGGACTCGGCTATGGCCTCGCCGGTCAGTCCATGCCAATGCTGAACGAACATTCCTGCTTCTGGGGCGGCTATGGCGGCTCGCTTGTCCTGATCGACATGGCAAGCCGGACCACGATCTCCTATGTCATGAACCGGATGGAAAGCACCCTGACCGGCGACATGCGCGGCGGCATTCTGGCCGCGCTCGCCCTGCAGGGCCTGATGAGCTGA
- a CDS encoding PaaI family thioesterase produces the protein MTCKMNPEEANTFLRQAFEGQSVRTEIVEMVEGRAVVRLRADKTNLRPGGYISGPTQMSLVDTASYFAVMTVTGLEPMAVTSSLNMSFLRPCIGDVVLADARIMKIGQTLAVMDVDVRVEGATKPSSHAVVTYALPRKDAAA, from the coding sequence ATGACCTGTAAAATGAATCCGGAGGAAGCCAACACATTCCTGCGCCAGGCCTTTGAAGGCCAGTCGGTGCGCACGGAAATCGTGGAAATGGTGGAAGGCCGCGCCGTGGTGCGGCTAAGAGCCGACAAGACAAATCTTCGCCCTGGCGGCTATATTTCGGGACCGACGCAGATGTCGCTGGTGGATACGGCCTCCTATTTCGCCGTGATGACCGTAACCGGACTGGAACCCATGGCCGTGACAAGCAGCCTGAACATGAGTTTCCTTCGCCCCTGTATCGGCGACGTCGTGCTGGCGGATGCCCGCATCATGAAGATCGGCCAGACCCTCGCCGTGATGGATGTCGATGTGCGCGTTGAAGGCGCGACCAAGCCGTCCAGCCACGCCGTGGTGACCTATGCCCTGCCCCGGAAGGATGCCGCCGCTTGA
- a CDS encoding DUF423 domain-containing protein, producing the protein MNRLAAAAALIGFLGVALGAFGAHALDGRLTAEGTDWWHTATLYILPHAGVALAIGLSVRTGLVRTGGWLMVLGAVIFAGTLYAMALGAPRWFGAITPIGGVSLLAGWALTALGSFRQSD; encoded by the coding sequence TTGAACCGGCTCGCTGCCGCTGCTGCCCTCATCGGCTTTCTCGGCGTCGCGCTCGGCGCCTTTGGCGCGCATGCGCTGGACGGCAGGCTTACGGCGGAAGGCACGGACTGGTGGCACACGGCGACGCTCTACATCCTGCCCCATGCGGGCGTAGCGCTGGCCATCGGCCTCTCCGTCCGGACGGGCCTCGTGCGCACCGGCGGCTGGCTGATGGTTCTGGGCGCGGTGATCTTTGCGGGCACGCTCTACGCCATGGCGCTTGGCGCGCCCCGCTGGTTCGGCGCGATCACACCGATTGGCGGCGTGTCTCTGCTCGCAGGCTGGGCCCTGACCGCACTCGGCAGCTTCAGGCAATCAGACTGA
- the pip gene encoding prolyl aminopeptidase, translating to MNRRPPRRILYPRHEARRSGRLRVSDIHEIYWEESGNPNGVPVIALHGGPGGGSSPEMRRFFDPERYRVFLFDQRGCGRSTPHSELRENTTWDLVDDIEALRDHVGVNQWLVFGGSWGSTLSLAYGVTHPDRTLGLVLRGIFLVSKPEVQWFYQSGASRLFPDAYDRYIAPIPEDERDDLLMAFHRRLTGDDRQSRIEAARAWSRWEGETLSIKGPLTTPPRFNEDDFVDAFARIECHYFVNRGFFATDNWLLEQCAEKLKNIPGVIVHGRYDVVTPLSTAWALSKAWPKAELHIVPDAGHSSMEPGIVDKLIQATDHFAGVYGSKVRA from the coding sequence ATGAATAGACGCCCGCCCCGCCGCATTTTGTATCCCAGACACGAAGCCCGCCGCTCCGGAAGGTTGCGCGTCTCCGACATCCACGAAATTTACTGGGAAGAATCAGGCAACCCGAATGGCGTGCCTGTCATTGCCCTGCATGGCGGCCCCGGCGGCGGCTCAAGCCCCGAAATGCGGCGCTTTTTCGACCCTGAGCGCTACCGCGTCTTCCTGTTCGATCAGCGCGGTTGTGGACGGTCCACACCACATTCCGAACTTCGCGAAAACACGACCTGGGACCTGGTGGACGATATTGAGGCACTGCGTGACCATGTTGGCGTCAATCAGTGGCTCGTGTTCGGAGGATCCTGGGGATCGACGCTGTCACTCGCCTATGGGGTGACTCATCCGGACCGGACTCTCGGCCTGGTGTTGCGCGGCATCTTTCTCGTCTCGAAACCGGAAGTGCAGTGGTTTTATCAAAGCGGTGCCAGCCGCCTCTTCCCGGATGCGTATGACCGATACATTGCGCCGATCCCTGAAGATGAACGCGACGATTTGCTGATGGCGTTCCATCGGCGCCTGACGGGCGACGACCGCCAGTCCCGCATTGAAGCGGCCCGCGCCTGGTCGCGCTGGGAGGGCGAAACCCTGTCCATCAAGGGGCCGCTGACCACCCCGCCCCGCTTCAATGAAGATGACTTCGTCGACGCCTTCGCCCGGATCGAATGCCACTATTTCGTCAATCGCGGCTTCTTCGCCACCGACAACTGGCTGCTGGAACAGTGCGCGGAAAAGCTGAAGAACATTCCGGGCGTGATCGTTCACGGCCGCTATGATGTCGTGACACCGCTGTCGACGGCCTGGGCCTTGTCGAAAGCCTGGCCGAAAGCCGAGCTTCACATCGTGCCGGATGCCGGCCACTCCTCGATGGAGCCCGGCATCGTCGACAAGCTGATTCAGGCGACGGATCATTTTGCCGGCGTTTACGGCTCAAAAGTCCGCGCCTGA
- a CDS encoding sodium-dependent transporter gives MATIARKADTWGSRFGFIMAAVGSSVGLGNFWRFPYTAGENGGGAFILIYIACVVLIGLPVLMAEYGMGRKSGMSAVEGVESLARAESKSQKWGMVGWIGTITATFILSFYMVISAWLLAFVIQAMKNGFAGMDAASSGSNFANVIGQGEHALASKWYMLALLAAFIIANIAIVGRGVKGGIEKAASILMPAFFVILLVIVGFSLSRGNAGETFAFLFQPKWEDVGFKTFLEAVGQAFFSIGVGVGLMITYGAYLDRGTNISRSSVIIAGSDTFVALIAGFAIFPIVFAAGLDPAGGPSLFFVSMPVALGNLGPIGYLMSVLFFALALFAAFTSSISLLEVSVSWLEERQGVTRLGAAMGVGFMLWMVGAAYIFSTEYLDFMDFITGNVLLPLGGLLVAIFAGWVLSRDMLTSELGEGNIMNVWRFLMRWFVPAFVGFVLFFGFFDKIQDQYHVQLPGFLETLLGPNYELPPVE, from the coding sequence ATGGCAACAATCGCCCGCAAGGCAGACACATGGGGCTCACGCTTCGGGTTCATCATGGCTGCCGTTGGTTCTTCGGTCGGCCTCGGCAATTTCTGGCGGTTTCCATACACCGCCGGTGAGAATGGCGGCGGCGCCTTTATCCTGATCTATATCGCCTGTGTGGTTCTGATCGGCCTGCCTGTGCTGATGGCGGAATACGGCATGGGCCGCAAATCCGGCATGTCGGCCGTGGAAGGCGTGGAGTCGCTCGCCCGGGCGGAAAGCAAATCCCAGAAATGGGGCATGGTCGGCTGGATCGGTACGATCACGGCGACCTTTATCCTGTCCTTCTACATGGTGATCTCAGCCTGGCTTCTGGCCTTTGTGATCCAGGCCATGAAGAACGGGTTTGCCGGCATGGATGCCGCAAGCTCCGGCAGCAATTTCGCCAATGTCATCGGGCAGGGCGAGCATGCGCTGGCGTCGAAATGGTACATGCTGGCGCTGCTGGCGGCCTTCATCATTGCCAATATCGCCATTGTTGGCCGGGGTGTGAAAGGCGGCATCGAGAAGGCGGCCAGCATCCTGATGCCAGCCTTCTTCGTGATTCTCCTGGTCATCGTCGGCTTCTCCCTGTCGCGCGGCAATGCCGGGGAGACGTTTGCCTTCCTGTTCCAGCCCAAATGGGAGGATGTCGGCTTCAAGACTTTCCTTGAAGCGGTCGGCCAGGCCTTCTTCTCCATCGGTGTTGGCGTCGGCCTGATGATCACCTATGGCGCCTATCTGGACCGCGGCACCAACATATCGCGATCCTCCGTCATCATTGCAGGATCGGACACATTCGTCGCACTGATCGCCGGCTTTGCGATCTTCCCGATCGTATTTGCCGCCGGGCTCGATCCGGCTGGTGGCCCGAGCCTGTTCTTCGTGTCGATGCCGGTGGCGCTCGGCAATCTCGGACCGATCGGTTACCTGATGTCGGTTCTGTTCTTTGCGCTGGCGCTGTTTGCCGCCTTCACCTCGTCGATCTCGCTGCTTGAAGTGTCGGTTTCCTGGCTGGAAGAACGCCAGGGCGTGACCCGGCTCGGCGCGGCAATGGGCGTGGGTTTCATGCTCTGGATGGTCGGCGCGGCCTATATTTTCTCGACCGAATATCTCGACTTCATGGACTTCATCACAGGCAACGTCCTCTTGCCGCTGGGCGGCCTGCTGGTCGCGATCTTTGCCGGCTGGGTTCTGTCACGCGACATGCTGACGTCGGAGCTGGGCGAGGGCAACATCATGAATGTCTGGCGCTTCCTGATGCGCTGGTTCGTGCCGGCCTTTGTCGGCTTCGTCCTGTTCTTTGGCTTCTTCGACAAGATCCAGGACCAGTACCACGTTCAGCTGCCGGGCTTCCTGGAAACCCTGCTGGGGCCGAATTACGAGCTGCCGCCCGTGGAGTGA